Proteins encoded within one genomic window of Gigantopelta aegis isolate Gae_Host chromosome 2, Gae_host_genome, whole genome shotgun sequence:
- the LOC121378003 gene encoding uncharacterized protein LOC121378003 isoform X2: MAGQVNKKGDFGKIMHLPVLNISPSNDHTLDGEYIQPWRRRDKAQIRDSLPKTKHREESRCTERPSNVTPAKYGSVSCKPKRSVARSFTERTRDAIRPVTVDIPYHTAITQPPAKRNHTPKFDALTRTMVPLPHLYDRSVTTCHPKTDISSWWHQVKKDVPRRPKFAVSALDKSVKLPYFIIDDTFVTNVSGVFRRTDSSGFDKEYSVNPEWASERLHLHGHRAYRTCGIRYGWCF; this comes from the exons ATGGCAGGCCAGGTTAACAAG AAAGGTGATTTCGGTAAAATCATGCATCTTCCAGTACTGAATATATCACCCAGTAACGACCACACGCTAGACGGCGAATACATCCAGCCATGGAGGAGGAGAG ACAAGGCACAGATTCGCGACAGTCTGCCGAAAACCAAACATAGAGAAGAATCCAGATGCACAGAGCGCCCAAGCAATGTAACACCAGCGAAGTATGGAAGCGTTTCCTGCAAACCTAAACGTTCTGTGGCGAGATCGTTCACGGAACGCACACGTGACGCAATTAGACCAGTCACAGTTGATATCCCGTATCACACGGCCATTACCCAACCCCCAGCGAAGCGAAACCACACCCCCAAGTTTGACGCTCTCACCAGGACCATGGTACCCCTCCCACATCTCTACGACAGAAGCGTGACGACATGTCACCCAAAGACGGACATATCCAGCTGGTGGCATCAAGTGAAAAA aGACGTTCCAAGGAGGCCTAAGTTTGCCGTTTCGGCGCTAGACAAGTCGGTGAAACTGCCGTACTTCATCATAGACGACACCTTTGTGACCAACGTCAGTGGAGTGTTTCGAAGAACAGACTCTTCTGGATTCGACAAGGAGTATTCCGTCAACCCAGAGTGGGCCTCGGAGAGACTCCATCTGCACGGGCACAGGGCGTACCGCACGTGCGGGATTAGATATGGGTGGTGTTTCTGA
- the LOC121378003 gene encoding uncharacterized protein LOC121378003 isoform X1 yields the protein MLRTYFCFSPQKGDFGKIMHLPVLNISPSNDHTLDGEYIQPWRRRDKAQIRDSLPKTKHREESRCTERPSNVTPAKYGSVSCKPKRSVARSFTERTRDAIRPVTVDIPYHTAITQPPAKRNHTPKFDALTRTMVPLPHLYDRSVTTCHPKTDISSWWHQVKKDVPRRPKFAVSALDKSVKLPYFIIDDTFVTNVSGVFRRTDSSGFDKEYSVNPEWASERLHLHGHRAYRTCGIRYGWCF from the exons ATGCTGCGCACGTACTTTTGTTTCTCTCCACAGAAAGGTGATTTCGGTAAAATCATGCATCTTCCAGTACTGAATATATCACCCAGTAACGACCACACGCTAGACGGCGAATACATCCAGCCATGGAGGAGGAGAG ACAAGGCACAGATTCGCGACAGTCTGCCGAAAACCAAACATAGAGAAGAATCCAGATGCACAGAGCGCCCAAGCAATGTAACACCAGCGAAGTATGGAAGCGTTTCCTGCAAACCTAAACGTTCTGTGGCGAGATCGTTCACGGAACGCACACGTGACGCAATTAGACCAGTCACAGTTGATATCCCGTATCACACGGCCATTACCCAACCCCCAGCGAAGCGAAACCACACCCCCAAGTTTGACGCTCTCACCAGGACCATGGTACCCCTCCCACATCTCTACGACAGAAGCGTGACGACATGTCACCCAAAGACGGACATATCCAGCTGGTGGCATCAAGTGAAAAA aGACGTTCCAAGGAGGCCTAAGTTTGCCGTTTCGGCGCTAGACAAGTCGGTGAAACTGCCGTACTTCATCATAGACGACACCTTTGTGACCAACGTCAGTGGAGTGTTTCGAAGAACAGACTCTTCTGGATTCGACAAGGAGTATTCCGTCAACCCAGAGTGGGCCTCGGAGAGACTCCATCTGCACGGGCACAGGGCGTACCGCACGTGCGGGATTAGATATGGGTGGTGTTTCTGA